Part of the Zygotorulaspora mrakii chromosome 2, complete sequence genome, TCATCATCGACAAATGTCACTCTCTCAACCTTGAAGTATCTGGTGGATAATAACGTTACAAGTGCACCCTCTGCTCGTAATGCACTGCGTTCGATTGCAAGCCTAGTTAACAATGGTAATAACGATACCCTAATTCTGAACTCAGTTCAAAGCTTAGCAATGATTTCGAACTCAACATCCTCCACTGCGCAATTGACGTCGTTGTTAGATTTATTTGAATCGAGTTCAAATGACACGCAAACGCTTTCTGTGTTGGAAGACTTAGAGACTGGTTTACAACAAGATCCTGAAACTGCAAGATATGTTCCATCattgtttcaattgatacAATCATCAAAGGATGCGCCCCAAACATTCAGATCATTGGTGACATTAACCGCATGGGCGCAACAGAATCCTGAAACTTTTATCCCCATCTTGAATATTTTGTCGAGTGCATCAAGGGCAGAACAGATAAGTGATGAACAGTTGAGAGAAATGACACCAGCGTTAATGGACTATTTACATGTTAACACCAGGTATCAGTTATCTATTTTCACTCTTTGTGAAGCAGATAGCAGCGGTGAAATTAAAATGTGTTCATCATCGCATGCAGttcaaaatcttgatttCAGGAATATCATCTGGTCCGATCTAATTGCATCTGACTTTAGACCTTATTTGACCGCTTTAAACGTTACGGCGGATGATTTGCAATTGGAAGGcaaattattgaaaagagagcATGAATATGTTCCAGCAATTAGGGCAACATTGGCCATGTCgattttatcaattgtCCTGGCATTCTTCACATTGATTGTAATCTTTTATTTAATGTTTACCAAAAATGTGTTGAGTAACAAATGGTGGTACGGTATTCTATTCCTTGTCTTCTGGTACGTGGTCTTTACATGTCTCTCTGCAATTATTGTGACTGCTATTATTGGTATTATCAAATCAGGTACACACGATGATGATTATGGTGTTGTATTTACAAGTGGTTCTGCTTATATGGGATTAATTTGGACGTCATTTGCACTATCAATAATTGTGCTATGTTTGATGACTTTTATCGTCTTTAAGAATAGAAACAGAAAACCTGTTAGTGAATAtaacgatgatgaaataatAGTTAAAGGCCCAACGAATGATGCAACTGATGATACTACGTCATCAAATGACAATCCAAATGAAAAGCCTGTTTCTACTTGaaaaagtggaaaaaaaaactaatGCTAGTTAACTTATAATAATAAACTTAGGTAATACTTAATATTTTCTACTACCAATATATCTCATAATTTAGTGAATGAATGCAGGCATGTGTGTGTTTGATTACTTTTCAGACGATCAATGGCTTTTCCTCCATGGGTACGCGGCT contains:
- the FAT3 gene encoding Fat3p (similar to Saccharomyces cerevisiae YKL187C and YLR413W; ancestral locus Anc_4.285), yielding MLAKQIILSICALFVFATFIMVIVAIAGSSSNYKPITNVYIGTADISHINVTKVIPQVGPILTILGTALTTPNNSIENIFGALRRIADTPALTPLLSLLSNAENTTSTVMALTELAPLAVSSNSTSSTQQLTQINALLQLSTNQTETIDGLSSLVSESASSNDNSSTVVFNLLGDSDNVTGSTHALIGLNNMTMSEKMHLAPVFELFQVSTNFSATFSSLSYLAFANLSTQNTDLVINALNQSSDTNATFARLERLVPDMRDPLLALEALINYSSSTNVTLSTLKYLVDNNVTSAPSARNALRSIASLVNNGNNDTLILNSVQSLAMISNSTSSTAQLTSLLDLFESSSNDTQTLSVLEDLETGLQQDPETARYVPSLFQLIQSSKDAPQTFRSLVTLTAWAQQNPETFIPILNILSSASRAEQISDEQLREMTPALMDYLHVNTRYQLSIFTLCEADSSGEIKMCSSSHAVQNLDFRNIIWSDLIASDFRPYLTALNVTADDLQLEGKLLKREHEYVPAIRATLAMSILSIVLAFFTLIVIFYLMFTKNVLSNKWWYGILFLVFWYVVFTCLSAIIVTAIIGIIKSGTHDDDYGVVFTSGSAYMGLIWTSFALSIIVLCLMTFIVFKNRNRKPVSEYNDDEIIVKGPTNDATDDTTSSNDNPNEKPVST